The Corynebacterium atypicum genome contains the following window.
GGACGTACCAACCGCTGCCGTTTAGCGGCGGGGCGATCTATATGATCTCGCCGGATCGGAAGATCGGCGTGTGGCTGCAGTCGCGCGGGCAGGCGTCATCGTTCAACATCCAGTTCATCGATAACGAGCGCTACGCGGCGGCCGGTAGCAATCCGAACAACCTGGGCCGGTTCCGCGCTGGCATCCCCACCCCGGGGTGGAAGCGCGCGGTGCTGCGCGTGGGCACCTCTGAAGGCCAGATCGCGGGCCCTAGGACTGACGGCAATGGCTTCCTCAACGTCCAGCTGGCCAACGGGTACCGCTCCGCGGCTTTCGTGCCGCAGTGGGGCCGTGCGCCCGAGCGCACCCCGAACTTGGAGATTCTAAAAGAAGTTGCGAACGACGATGTCGCCGGCGATAACCCAGATCACCTATGCCATCACTGTGACGAATAATGGTCGCACTGAGGCCAATTACGAGCTGACCGACACGCCCGGGTTTTCGCCGTCCACCACCATCAACAGGGTGGAAATCACCGACGGCCCCCGAGGCGCCCGGTTGGGCGAGCCGCTGGAGCCCGGCTCCGATGGGCGCTACCGCCTGGGCGGAGCGCCCCTGCGGCCCGGCGAGCAGCATCGTTTCTTGGTCAAATTCTCCTTCTCGCGCAACGGTGGTCCGGGCGTGAATCAAGACCGCACCTGCACCGGGCGCCCCGGCGGTGGGTTGTATAACTCCGCGCGCGTGACCGCGGGCGAAGGCGACCATAGGCTGGAGAAAGAAGACGACGCCTGCGCGCCGATGCTCCTGGTCCCCGGACCTGAGATCGAAAAACAGGCTGAGCCCTTGCCAGGATTTGACGATGCGGTGCGCCATGAGGGTGACCGCGGCACCGTCAATTATGTGGTACGCGTAACAAATCCCTCGCCAGATGCTTCGGTTCCGATCGCTGCGCAGGACTTGCCGCGCTTCGGCAAAGCTGTAGAAATTGAGCGCGTGGAGGTTGATGGGCGCGAGCAGCCCCGTGCCGCCGACGGACGATTTTGGTTGGTAGGCAACAATAACGGTCCGGTGGTGTTCAACCCTCGAGAGACCCGGCATTACCGGGTGACCGTGCACTGGCGATTCCCCAGCTTGAGCGCGGCCGCGAACTCCGGCACCCTCCAGTGCTCTGGCCAGCCGGGCAGCGGGTTCTTCAACTCCGTCGGCGCCTATGTGCCAGGCGATAACTCGCGCCGCGCGCAGTCCAACGCGTGCGCGCCGATCCCCAACCCGGAGGTGCCTAAGCCGCGAGTGCGCAAACGGGTGGCGGATAACGACCAGGTGAATCATCGTGTGACTTACTCGATTGAGGTGGATAACCCCGCTGACGGCCCGCAGCAGGCGTCCGTGTGGGACATGCCGGGCTTCAACCCAGCCGCCCGCATCGCCCGGATCACCGTCGATGGTAAAGAGACGAAGCTGACCAACAACGGAGAATTTCCGGTGGCGGTGGCCGATGACGGTGGTCCGATCACGCTCGGCGCCGGTGAGTACCGCAGGTTCGAGGTAGCCATCGACTACGAGATGACCACAGGCGAGGCCATCGTGGCCGAGGATCTCAAGTGCACCAACACCGTCGGAGGTAGAGAAAAAGGGCTCTTCAACGTCGCCTACGTGGAGTTCGCCGGCGGCATTGACCTCAGCTGGGACTGTGCGGATGCTCCCAACCCGAACTACCCGGTGGCGCTGGCACTTCGCAAAACCGATACAGACGGCAACCGGATCGGTTACGAGGACAACTACACCTTCGAGGTGCGCTCCGAAGACGGCAACGACTACGTGGCGAACTTCTCGCAGCGCATCACCTACGGCGGCGAAGTGAACCTGGCTACCCAGCCGGTGCTCGAGGTGGGCAAGGTTTACCAGCTCGTCGAGACCCGCGCGCCGCAGGGCTTCGAGCTCTTGCCCAAGGCGATCCGGTTCTACCTGGAGTACACGCCCGAAGGCGCCGTGGTGCACCTCGTGGACCCGGCCCAGGCGCCGCAGGTGGACATCCCGACGGTGGGCAAGAAGGACCTAGTGGTGCTGGCGGTTGCCGACGTCCGTGCCGGAGACTTGCCTAAGTCCGGCGGCCCGGGTGTGGCGCTCTGGCTCATCATTGGGCTGGTACTCATCGGTTCAGCCGCGGCGTACTCGAGGAAGCAGGGTTAATGTGCACGCGTAGGCAAGCGTAACGAGCTACGCCCTGGCCCGACGCCCTGGCGCACTGATGGCATGAAGCCGGTGCGCCGGGGCGTCGGCAATGTCTACGGCCCCTAAACTAGAGCCCCATGACGGCCTTAAGCTTTGATCTCGAAGCCCGCCTTGACGGCGAGCTAGGGCGCACGGGAGTGATCCATACCCCGCACGGTGATATCCGCACCCCGGCGTTCATCCCGGTGGCCACCAAGGCGACGGTGAAAACGCTTACTCCGGAGCAGGTCCGGTCCACCGGCGCGCAGGCGATCCTCTCTAACGCCTATCACCTGTACTTGCAGCCGGGCGAGGACATCGTCGACGAAGCGGGCGGCGTGGCCGCATTCGAGAACTGGCACGGGCCCACCTACACCGACTCCGGCGGATTCCAGGTCATGAGCCTGGGCGTGGGCTTTAGAAAAGTGCTTGCGATGGACGTCGCCCAGCTGACCGAAACCGACATCAGGGCGGCGAAGAAAGAGCGCATGGCGCTGGTGGACGAAGACGGCGTGGATTTCCGCAGCGTCATTGACGGCTCCAAGCACTGGTTCACCCCGGAAAAATCGATGCAGATCCAGCATGGGCTGGGTGCGGATATCATGTTTGCCTTCGACGAGCTGACCACGCTGATCGATACCCGCGAGTACCAGGAGCAGTCGGTGGCACGCACCCACCGCTGGGCCAGGCGCTGCCTTGTAGAGCACCAGCGGCTTTCCGAAGCACGCGCCGGCAAGCCCGAGCAGTCGCTGT
Protein-coding sequences here:
- a CDS encoding isopeptide-forming domain-containing protein; its protein translation is MSPAITQITYAITVTNNGRTEANYELTDTPGFSPSTTINRVEITDGPRGARLGEPLEPGSDGRYRLGGAPLRPGEQHRFLVKFSFSRNGGPGVNQDRTCTGRPGGGLYNSARVTAGEGDHRLEKEDDACAPMLLVPGPEIEKQAEPLPGFDDAVRHEGDRGTVNYVVRVTNPSPDASVPIAAQDLPRFGKAVEIERVEVDGREQPRAADGRFWLVGNNNGPVVFNPRETRHYRVTVHWRFPSLSAAANSGTLQCSGQPGSGFFNSVGAYVPGDNSRRAQSNACAPIPNPEVPKPRVRKRVADNDQVNHRVTYSIEVDNPADGPQQASVWDMPGFNPAARIARITVDGKETKLTNNGEFPVAVADDGGPITLGAGEYRRFEVAIDYEMTTGEAIVAEDLKCTNTVGGREKGLFNVAYVEFAGGIDLSWDCADAPNPNYPVALALRKTDTDGNRIGYEDNYTFEVRSEDGNDYVANFSQRITYGGEVNLATQPVLEVGKVYQLVETRAPQGFELLPKAIRFYLEYTPEGAVVHLVDPAQAPQVDIPTVGKKDLVVLAVADVRAGDLPKSGGPGVALWLIIGLVLIGSAAAYSRKQG
- the tgt gene encoding tRNA guanosine(34) transglycosylase Tgt is translated as MTALSFDLEARLDGELGRTGVIHTPHGDIRTPAFIPVATKATVKTLTPEQVRSTGAQAILSNAYHLYLQPGEDIVDEAGGVAAFENWHGPTYTDSGGFQVMSLGVGFRKVLAMDVAQLTETDIRAAKKERMALVDEDGVDFRSVIDGSKHWFTPEKSMQIQHGLGADIMFAFDELTTLIDTREYQEQSVARTHRWARRCLVEHQRLSEARAGKPEQSLWGVVQGAQYEDLRRRAARGLVELSQEAEAEGRRGFGGFGIGGALEKQNLGTIVRWVNEELPEGKPRHLLGISEPDDLFTAVANGADTFDCVAPTRLGRRGGVYTLDGRLNLKGARFKRDFSGVDEEFGGYVSENYSRAYIHHLLKAKEYLAGTLCTLHNVEFMVRLVDRMWQAIVDGDFFEFRDEFLGRYYAAKR